The following proteins come from a genomic window of Corallococcus sp. NCRR:
- a CDS encoding tetratricopeptide repeat protein produces MHPSDNERAHIHDAIQKQKNALAPLRITGSPSEVGQGLVALAELYGMLEDHAASREHYEEAFGFFKTAGNKPGQAQALFGLGVVKAHFEDHKGAIEHMATAALLFNEARDREGEALTRACIGESLRAMGEADGAEEKYQEALILYRQTRNNERIARLLLDIGDLRMAKGEYEPARKRFLEAVPLLEQGEDAEALALGHLLLGEAEGLLGHHDNARPHLLRAVDVYGELHDHVYEARARWDLGLSCYYLQDYAAAREQFEAVLPMYEDLKQHDEVAKVKNVLAHFAARGV; encoded by the coding sequence ATGCACCCGTCCGACAACGAACGCGCCCACATCCACGACGCCATCCAGAAGCAGAAGAACGCGCTCGCCCCGCTGCGCATCACCGGCTCGCCCTCCGAGGTCGGCCAGGGGCTGGTGGCGCTGGCGGAGCTGTACGGGATGCTGGAGGACCACGCGGCCAGCCGCGAGCACTACGAAGAGGCCTTCGGCTTCTTCAAGACCGCGGGCAACAAGCCCGGGCAGGCGCAGGCGCTCTTCGGCCTGGGCGTGGTGAAGGCCCACTTCGAGGACCACAAGGGCGCCATCGAGCACATGGCCACCGCCGCCCTGCTCTTCAACGAGGCGCGCGACCGCGAGGGCGAGGCGCTCACCCGCGCCTGCATCGGCGAGTCCCTGCGCGCCATGGGCGAGGCCGACGGCGCCGAGGAGAAGTACCAGGAGGCGCTCATCCTCTACCGCCAGACGCGCAACAACGAGCGCATCGCGCGGCTGCTGCTGGACATTGGCGACCTGCGCATGGCCAAGGGCGAGTACGAGCCCGCCCGCAAGCGCTTCCTGGAGGCCGTGCCGCTGCTGGAGCAGGGCGAGGACGCGGAGGCGCTCGCGCTGGGACACCTGCTGCTGGGTGAAGCCGAGGGCCTGCTGGGCCACCACGACAACGCGCGGCCGCACCTGCTGCGCGCGGTGGACGTGTACGGCGAGTTGCACGACCACGTCTACGAGGCCCGCGCGCGCTGGGACCTGGGGCTGTCCTGCTACTACCTGCAGGACTACGCCGCGGCCCGCGAGCAGTTCGAGGCCGTGCTGCCCATGTACGAGGACCTGAAGCAGCACGATGAAGTGGCGAAGGTGAAGAACGTCCTCGCGCACTTCGCCGCGCGCGGCGTGTAG
- a CDS encoding helix-turn-helix domain-containing protein, producing the protein MNNDNALNANVGLKLRGLRLQRNIKQADAAKDLGVSPAYLNLIEKGKRVMPFPLLWKALRYFEQDPEQFMSTLGEGRVDEALAKLLDEPLLKSLDIDSESLQSLSAEPKLAGTVAALFNLYKNTRTQLENVLAQLNVEERTRTQGSTSGLGSATPGVRFDYSPFDEVSDFLEKHRNYFPELEEQAEGLRRDFRLEQQLTSSNLIRMLEERFDFKVQIERAASGSSVVRRLDLDARTLTLSPDLTEQPLKFQVAASIGLMVMDREKLVERILGAGRMRHGETERLIKVNLANYFAGALMLPYGEFFKEVQRTRYDVELLSNIFGTTYETVAHRICNLSDPKRQGLPFHFLRADIAGNISKRYSGTGIRFASGGGSCAKWAVHLAFLNPSQITRQYSIMPDGTTYFCFAKVQLQPIEGSIVKGTAYSIGLGTHAENAKYLAYGLPTNDLRKDAIPSGISCRFCERTDCNQRAAASYRFAFAFDEYTKKDCFFSPLLVHEKEKAERNGNAEADGNGAEGAEKHDSLDRGARRRKVHEN; encoded by the coding sequence ATGAACAACGACAACGCTCTGAATGCGAACGTGGGGCTGAAGCTTCGAGGCCTCCGCTTGCAGCGCAACATCAAGCAGGCGGACGCCGCGAAGGACCTGGGCGTCTCCCCCGCGTATCTGAACCTCATCGAGAAGGGCAAGCGCGTGATGCCCTTCCCGCTCCTGTGGAAGGCGCTGCGCTACTTCGAACAGGACCCCGAGCAGTTCATGTCCACGCTGGGCGAGGGCCGCGTGGACGAGGCCCTGGCGAAGCTGCTGGATGAACCGCTGCTCAAGAGCCTGGACATCGACTCGGAGTCGCTCCAGTCGCTGTCCGCGGAGCCGAAGCTGGCCGGCACGGTCGCCGCGCTGTTCAACCTCTACAAGAACACGCGCACGCAGTTGGAGAACGTGCTCGCGCAGCTCAACGTGGAGGAGCGCACGCGCACACAGGGCTCCACCTCCGGACTGGGCAGCGCGACGCCGGGCGTCCGCTTCGACTACTCGCCCTTCGACGAGGTCAGCGACTTCCTGGAGAAGCACCGCAACTACTTCCCGGAGCTGGAGGAGCAGGCGGAAGGGCTGCGCCGCGACTTCCGCCTGGAGCAGCAGCTCACCAGCAGCAACCTCATCCGCATGCTGGAGGAGCGGTTCGACTTCAAGGTGCAGATTGAGCGCGCCGCCAGCGGCTCGTCCGTGGTGCGCCGGTTGGATCTGGACGCGCGCACGCTCACGCTGTCACCGGACCTCACGGAGCAGCCGCTGAAGTTCCAGGTGGCCGCGTCCATTGGCCTGATGGTGATGGACCGCGAGAAGCTGGTGGAGCGCATCCTGGGCGCGGGCCGCATGCGCCACGGGGAGACGGAGCGCCTCATCAAAGTAAACCTGGCGAACTACTTCGCCGGCGCGCTGATGCTGCCCTACGGCGAGTTCTTCAAGGAGGTGCAGCGCACGCGCTACGACGTGGAGCTGCTCTCCAACATCTTCGGCACCACCTACGAGACGGTGGCCCACCGCATCTGCAACCTGTCCGACCCCAAGCGCCAGGGCCTGCCCTTCCACTTCCTGCGCGCGGACATCGCGGGGAACATCTCCAAGCGCTACAGCGGCACCGGCATCCGCTTCGCGTCCGGCGGCGGCTCCTGCGCGAAGTGGGCGGTGCACCTGGCGTTCCTCAACCCGTCTCAGATCACGCGCCAGTACTCCATCATGCCGGACGGCACGACGTACTTCTGCTTCGCGAAGGTGCAGCTGCAGCCGATTGAAGGCTCCATCGTGAAGGGCACGGCGTACTCCATCGGCCTGGGCACGCATGCGGAGAACGCGAAGTACCTGGCGTACGGCCTGCCCACCAACGACCTGCGCAAGGACGCCATCCCCAGCGGCATCTCCTGCCGCTTCTGCGAGCGCACGGACTGCAACCAGCGCGCGGCGGCCAGCTACCGCTTCGCCTTCGCCTTCGACGAGTACACGAAGAAGGACTGCTTCTTCTCCCCGCTCTTGGTCCACGAGAAGGAGAAGGCCGAGCGCAACGGAAACGCGGAAGCCGATGGCAACGGCGCTGAAGGGGCCGAGAAGCACGATTCGCTGGACAGGGGCGCCCGCCGCCGCAAGGTTCACGAGAACTGA
- the fabF gene encoding beta-ketoacyl-ACP synthase II gives MEQRRVVVTGMGLISPCGIGVEKSWDALVNGKSGVGPITLFDASALDCRFAGEVKGFNPEDYIERREVRRMDRFAQFAVAASDMALEDSGLVITDENAERVAAVIGSGIGGISSLEETHRKALEKGPDRISSFFILQMIINMAPGYISMRHGIKGPSWSTNSACSTSAHAIGEAMRGIQRGEFDVALAGGAEAPISMLGVGGFAAMKALSNRNDAPQAASRPFDKDRDGFVLAEGAGILVLEEYEHARARGARILAELTGYGASSDAYHVTSPAPGHEGAQRAMKACLKDARLNPADIGYLNAHGTSTDIGDLLEMEGIAKVYGDAARSLAISSTKSMTGHMNGAAGAAEAVIGILALTRGVLPPTINLENQDPRIPLDCVPNTARETRVNAVMSNSFGFGGTNVALVFQRLPETRS, from the coding sequence ATGGAACAGCGGCGCGTCGTGGTGACGGGAATGGGGCTCATCAGCCCGTGTGGCATCGGCGTGGAGAAGAGCTGGGACGCGCTGGTGAACGGCAAGAGCGGCGTGGGGCCCATCACTCTGTTCGACGCGAGCGCGCTGGACTGCCGCTTCGCCGGTGAGGTGAAGGGCTTCAACCCGGAGGACTACATCGAACGGCGCGAGGTGCGCCGCATGGACCGCTTCGCGCAGTTCGCGGTGGCCGCGTCCGACATGGCCCTCGAGGACTCCGGGCTGGTCATCACCGACGAGAACGCCGAGCGCGTGGCGGCCGTCATCGGCTCCGGCATCGGCGGCATCAGCAGCCTGGAGGAGACCCACAGGAAGGCGCTGGAGAAGGGGCCGGACCGCATCAGCTCCTTCTTCATCCTCCAGATGATCATCAACATGGCGCCCGGCTACATCTCCATGCGCCACGGCATCAAGGGCCCGTCCTGGTCCACCAACTCCGCGTGCTCCACCAGCGCGCATGCGATTGGTGAAGCGATGCGCGGCATCCAACGCGGCGAGTTCGACGTGGCGCTGGCCGGCGGCGCGGAGGCCCCCATCTCCATGCTGGGCGTGGGCGGCTTCGCCGCGATGAAGGCCCTGTCCAACCGCAACGACGCGCCCCAGGCGGCGAGCCGCCCTTTCGACAAGGACCGCGACGGCTTCGTGCTCGCGGAGGGCGCGGGCATCCTCGTCCTGGAGGAGTACGAGCACGCCCGGGCCCGGGGCGCCCGCATCCTCGCGGAGCTGACGGGCTATGGCGCCAGCTCCGACGCCTACCACGTCACCTCGCCCGCGCCCGGCCACGAGGGCGCCCAGCGCGCGATGAAGGCCTGCCTCAAGGACGCGCGCCTCAACCCCGCGGACATCGGCTACCTCAACGCCCACGGCACCTCGACGGACATCGGAGACCTGCTGGAGATGGAGGGCATCGCGAAGGTGTACGGCGACGCGGCGAGGTCGCTCGCCATCTCCTCCACCAAGTCGATGACGGGCCACATGAACGGCGCGGCCGGCGCCGCCGAGGCCGTCATCGGCATCCTCGCCCTCACCCGCGGCGTGCTGCCCCCCACCATCAACCTGGAGAACCAGGACCCGCGCATCCCGCTGGACTGCGTGCCCAACACCGCCCGCGAGACGCGCGTGAACGCCGTGATGAGCAACTCCTTCGGCTTCGGCGGCACCAACGTCGCGCTCGTGTTCCAGCGGCTCCCGGAGACGCGTTCATGA
- a CDS encoding PaaI family thioesterase: MSEQAANPRTRTVTWRDPREGASAAKRLSGLEYLRAIQRGELPGPPIAELMGFSPVEVEEGRVVFAVMPGEHHYNPIGMVHGGLAATLMDSAMGCAIHTMLPVGAGYTTLELHVNYVKGIAHDTGPLLCRGEVIHLGGRVATAQGRLVDEKGTLYAHGTTTCMLFRPPGAGGKE, from the coding sequence ATGAGCGAGCAGGCAGCGAATCCGCGCACGCGGACGGTGACGTGGCGGGACCCCCGGGAGGGGGCCTCCGCGGCGAAGAGGCTGTCGGGGCTGGAGTACCTGCGGGCCATCCAGCGCGGGGAGTTGCCGGGGCCGCCCATCGCGGAGTTGATGGGCTTCTCTCCGGTGGAGGTGGAGGAGGGCCGGGTGGTGTTCGCGGTGATGCCGGGCGAGCACCACTACAACCCCATTGGCATGGTGCACGGCGGGCTGGCGGCGACGCTGATGGACTCCGCGATGGGGTGCGCCATCCACACGATGCTGCCCGTGGGCGCGGGCTACACGACGCTGGAGCTCCACGTGAACTACGTGAAGGGCATCGCGCACGACACGGGACCGCTGTTGTGCCGGGGCGAGGTCATCCACCTGGGCGGCCGCGTGGCGACGGCGCAGGGGCGGCTGGTGGACGAGAAGGGCACGCTCTACGCGCACGGCACCACGACGTGCATGCTGTTCCGGCCGCCGGGCGCGGGCGGTAAGGAGTAG
- a CDS encoding TetR/AcrR family transcriptional regulator — MRYTAEHKQATHARILAAAEKLFRAEGFSGASVERVMRAAGLTVGGFYAHFTSKESLLAESLRAFMSARRTPWLAGLEGMRGPAFLERFAMRYLKQFDRDTGDTTCMMPSLLSDLTRAAPEVQAAFAQGLEDLVGQAQTHLPAREGATPRQQMLATVTLCFGAMTLARATASQPLSGEILDAARALLVAGAPVEEGARHEVPHAHAAPRRAPVPRKKAPSRKRRAGTSSEAERTPARRARKKPL; from the coding sequence ATGCGCTACACCGCTGAACACAAGCAGGCCACGCACGCGCGCATCCTCGCGGCGGCGGAGAAGCTGTTCCGCGCGGAGGGCTTCAGCGGTGCGAGCGTGGAGCGGGTGATGCGGGCCGCGGGCCTGACGGTGGGCGGCTTCTACGCCCACTTCACCTCCAAGGAGTCGCTGCTCGCGGAGTCGCTGCGCGCCTTCATGTCGGCGCGCCGGACGCCCTGGCTCGCGGGGCTGGAGGGGATGCGGGGCCCGGCGTTCCTGGAGCGCTTCGCGATGCGCTACTTGAAACAGTTCGACCGGGACACGGGCGACACGACCTGCATGATGCCGTCGCTCCTGTCGGACCTGACGCGCGCGGCGCCGGAGGTGCAGGCCGCGTTCGCACAGGGGTTGGAGGACCTGGTCGGCCAGGCCCAGACGCACCTGCCCGCGCGCGAGGGCGCCACGCCCCGGCAGCAGATGCTGGCGACGGTGACGCTGTGCTTCGGCGCGATGACGCTCGCGCGGGCCACCGCGTCGCAGCCCCTGTCGGGGGAGATATTGGACGCGGCGCGCGCGCTGCTCGTCGCGGGAGCGCCGGTGGAGGAGGGCGCAAGGCATGAGGTGCCTCATGCGCACGCGGCGCCGCGAAGGGCTCCCGTCCCGCGCAAGAAGGCGCCGTCCAGGAAACGCCGTGCCGGCACCTCCTCGGAGGCGGAGCGCACCCCCGCGCGCCGCGCGCGGAAGAAGCCCCTCTGA
- a CDS encoding YceI family protein: MFRSVLMLAATLSLSASAAEPAASDKHFVFHDPNSRDTVMFVLDAPLEVINGLSNQVTGRVDVNGQKASGRFQVPVKSIKTGNETRDGHLQNDRWLDAAKHPDIVFEFKDVALPAPLANAKPVVLKTKGTFTIHGVTREEPVEVTATYLQETAETKNRAAGELLRVRAKFQIPLEAYGIKRTEALVLKVGERADVTVDAWGSTQFKP, from the coding sequence ATGTTCCGCAGCGTCCTGATGCTCGCCGCCACCCTGTCGCTGTCCGCGTCCGCCGCGGAGCCCGCGGCTTCCGACAAGCACTTCGTCTTCCATGATCCGAACAGCCGCGACACGGTGATGTTCGTGCTGGACGCGCCGCTGGAGGTCATCAACGGCCTGTCCAACCAGGTGACGGGCCGCGTGGACGTGAACGGCCAGAAGGCCAGCGGCCGCTTCCAGGTGCCGGTGAAGTCCATCAAGACGGGCAACGAGACGCGCGACGGCCACCTGCAGAACGACCGCTGGCTGGACGCGGCGAAGCACCCGGACATCGTCTTCGAGTTCAAGGACGTGGCCCTGCCCGCGCCGCTCGCCAACGCGAAGCCGGTGGTGCTGAAGACGAAGGGCACCTTCACCATCCACGGCGTCACGCGCGAGGAGCCCGTGGAGGTGACGGCCACGTACCTCCAGGAGACGGCCGAGACGAAGAACCGCGCCGCGGGCGAGCTGCTGCGCGTGCGCGCGAAGTTCCAGATTCCCCTGGAGGCCTACGGCATCAAGCGCACCGAGGCGCTGGTGCTGAAGGTGGGCGAGCGGGCCGACGTCACGGTCGACGCCTGGGGCTCCACGCAGTTCAAGCCGTAG
- the bufB gene encoding MNIO family bufferin maturase yields the protein MPSPRYADRHGLKPLGAGIGLRRDFYEALPRTARALDWVEIIPENFLTLGGRSQRALDACRERWTLLPHGVGLNIGGPDALDDDYVTRLAALVKRLDAPFFSDHLCYSRLGGVHLHDLLPLPFTEAAVEHVVPRVREVMARVERPFLLENPSYYAAMPGGTLKEADFLRQVVEAADCGLLLDVNNVWVNAKNHGYDPRAFVDALPLERVVQVHLAGHDARETVLIDTHGDRVCDDVWALYRYTLERTGPVSTLMEWDQAIPSLDAVLDEADQARAVLAEGAR from the coding sequence ATGCCGTCCCCCCGCTACGCAGACCGCCATGGATTGAAGCCGCTGGGGGCGGGCATCGGGTTGCGCCGCGACTTCTACGAAGCGCTGCCTCGCACGGCGCGCGCGCTGGACTGGGTGGAGATCATCCCGGAGAACTTCCTCACGCTGGGCGGCCGCTCCCAGCGCGCCCTGGACGCGTGCCGCGAGCGCTGGACGCTCCTGCCGCACGGCGTGGGCCTCAACATCGGCGGGCCGGACGCGCTGGATGACGACTACGTCACCCGCCTGGCCGCGCTGGTGAAGCGGCTGGACGCGCCGTTCTTCTCGGACCACCTGTGCTACTCGCGGCTGGGCGGCGTGCACCTGCATGACCTGTTGCCGCTGCCCTTCACGGAGGCCGCGGTGGAGCACGTGGTGCCGCGCGTGCGCGAGGTCATGGCGCGCGTGGAGCGCCCCTTCCTGCTGGAGAACCCCAGCTACTACGCGGCCATGCCCGGCGGCACGCTGAAGGAGGCGGACTTCCTGCGCCAGGTGGTGGAGGCCGCGGACTGCGGGCTGCTCCTGGACGTGAACAACGTCTGGGTCAACGCGAAGAATCATGGCTACGACCCGCGCGCCTTCGTGGACGCGCTGCCCCTGGAGCGCGTGGTGCAGGTGCACCTGGCCGGCCATGACGCGCGTGAGACGGTCCTCATCGACACGCACGGCGACCGCGTCTGCGATGACGTCTGGGCGCTGTACCGCTACACGCTGGAGCGCACCGGCCCGGTGTCCACGCTGATGGAGTGGGACCAGGCCATCCCGTCCCTGGACGCCGTGCTGGACGAGGCGGACCAGGCGCGCGCCGTGCTCGCGGAGGGCGCGCGATGA
- a CDS encoding HvfC/BufC N-terminal domain-containing protein encodes MKPSLKHFFDSMDAYLAGPPGAEGLLKLSASHPGWDVDPERMALYGQFVRGHVRSTLEKLFPLTRKAVPPEAWDALVDGYTRTRPARHYELNRLGEGFAPFVSDAAAAKGLPPFLPALARFEWTDFAVFASEEDVPDAVDRLTPNPTLTVLEQPFQLCAFARARGAQSVPAEGEELALLWRHPERLMTFYMEATPPALLVLKMAVEGLSEEAVVQATGMSAADLHAEVVRFASDGLVLAPAARIH; translated from the coding sequence ATGAAGCCGTCGCTGAAGCACTTCTTCGACAGCATGGATGCGTACCTCGCCGGGCCTCCCGGCGCGGAGGGGCTGTTGAAGCTGTCCGCGTCGCACCCGGGCTGGGACGTGGATCCGGAGCGCATGGCGCTCTATGGCCAGTTCGTGCGCGGCCACGTGCGCTCCACGCTGGAGAAGCTCTTCCCGCTGACGCGCAAGGCGGTGCCGCCGGAGGCCTGGGACGCGCTGGTGGACGGCTACACCCGCACGCGCCCCGCGCGGCACTACGAGCTCAACCGCCTGGGCGAAGGCTTCGCGCCCTTCGTCTCCGACGCCGCCGCCGCGAAGGGCCTGCCGCCGTTCCTTCCCGCGCTCGCGCGCTTCGAGTGGACGGACTTCGCGGTGTTCGCCTCCGAGGAGGACGTCCCCGACGCCGTCGACCGCCTGACGCCCAACCCCACGCTCACGGTGCTGGAGCAGCCCTTCCAACTCTGTGCGTTCGCGCGGGCCCGGGGCGCGCAAAGCGTGCCGGCGGAAGGGGAGGAACTCGCGCTGCTCTGGCGCCATCCGGAGCGGCTGATGACCTTCTACATGGAGGCCACGCCGCCCGCGCTGCTGGTGCTGAAGATGGCCGTGGAGGGCCTGTCGGAAGAGGCCGTCGTCCAGGCCACCGGCATGTCCGCCGCGGACCTCCACGCGGAGGTGGTGCGCTTCGCCAGTGACGGCCTGGTGCTGGCGCCGGCAGCCCGCATTCACTGA
- a CDS encoding chalcone isomerase family protein, whose translation MKKTLTAVLLSLTLAAPVMAKDIAGVKYPDTATVAGKELKLNGVGLRKKAIFKVYTLGLYVENPTQDATALLNADEVKRVRMFMKRDLKKDQITEAIENGFKKSAGANMPKLQARLDAFKAAIPAEVKEGQELNLTYVPGKGTTVQVTGGQSIDVEGKDFADALFSVWLGKDPVDSGLKEAILGKDD comes from the coding sequence ATGAAGAAGACGCTCACCGCCGTGCTGCTGTCGCTGACCCTCGCCGCGCCCGTCATGGCCAAGGACATCGCGGGTGTGAAGTACCCGGACACCGCCACCGTGGCCGGCAAGGAGCTGAAGCTCAACGGCGTGGGCCTGCGCAAGAAGGCCATCTTCAAGGTCTACACGCTGGGCCTCTACGTGGAGAACCCCACGCAGGACGCCACCGCGCTGCTCAACGCGGATGAAGTGAAGCGCGTGCGCATGTTCATGAAGCGCGACCTCAAGAAGGATCAGATCACCGAGGCCATCGAGAACGGCTTCAAGAAGAGCGCGGGCGCGAACATGCCCAAGCTCCAGGCGCGCCTGGACGCCTTCAAGGCCGCCATCCCCGCGGAGGTGAAGGAGGGCCAGGAGCTCAACCTCACCTACGTGCCGGGCAAGGGCACCACCGTGCAGGTGACGGGCGGCCAGTCCATCGACGTGGAGGGCAAGGACTTCGCGGACGCGCTCTTCTCCGTGTGGCTGGGCAAGGACCCCGTGGACAGCGGCCTCAAGGAGGCCATCCTCGGCAAGGACGACTGA